In Anguilla rostrata isolate EN2019 chromosome 1, ASM1855537v3, whole genome shotgun sequence, a genomic segment contains:
- the cxcr3.1 gene encoding C-X-C chemokine receptor type 3.1, with product MSLGNMEVFGEEDLSSLFYGSGYNESHYTGDTSDNTCCAGLVCTQGESMKFQAVFIPILYSLALVVGLLGNGLVLGVLFQLRRIWSVTDTFILHLAVADILLLLTLPFWAVEATQGWIFGTELCKLMGALFKINFYSGIFLLACISLDRYLSIVHAVQMYSRRKPWAVQASCLFVWLFCLLLSIPDWVFLESVQDPRRGFKTECTHNYLRFSVSAQGWRLASRLLYHIVGFLLPSVVMVFCYSCILLRLRGGSQGPQKQKAIRVILVLVVAFFISWTPYNITMLVDTIQSNRTSNNQTCLSVTALDVSLTVTSTLGYFHCCLNPVLYAFVGVKFRRHLVDMLNTLGCKMKGHVRPMARKTSMWSESGDTSYTSGF from the exons ATGTCATTGGGAAATATG gagGTGTTTGGGGAAGAAGACCTGAGTTCATTATTTTATGGCAGTGGCTATAATGAGAGTCATTACACTGGTGACACCAGTGACAACACTTGCTGTGCAGGTTTAGTGTGCACACAGGGGGAAAGCATGAAGTTTCAGGCAGTGTTCATCCCGATTCTGTACTCCCTGGCGCTGGTGGTTGGCCTGCTGGGGAACGGGCTGGTCCTGGGAGTTCTGTTCCAGCTGCGGCGGATCTGGAGCGTGACCGACACCTTCATCCTGCACCTGGCCGTGGCCgacattctgctgctgctcactCTGCCCTTCTGGGCTGTGGAGGCCACTCAGGGCTGGATCTTTGGCACCGAGCTCTGCAAGCTGATGGGAGCCCTCTTCAAG ATAAACTTCTACAGCGGGATCTTCCTGCTGGCCTGCATCAGTCTGGATCGCTACCTGTCCATTGTGCACGCTGTACAAATGTACTCTCGCCGCAAGCCCTGGGCAGTGCAGGCCAGCTGCCTGTTCGTCTGGCTGTTCTGCCTCCTGCTCTCCATCCCCGACTGGGTCTTTCTGGAGTCCGTACAGGATCCAAGAAGGGGATTTAAGACAGAGTGCACCCACAACTACCTGCGCTTCAGCGTCAGTGCCCAGGGCTGGCGCTTGGCCTCTCGTCTGCTCTACCACATCGTCGGCTTCCTCCTGCCCTCGGTGGTCATGGTCTTCTGCTACTCCTGCATCCTGCTGCGGCTTCGGGGCGGCTCCCAGGGGCCGCAGAAGCAGAAGGCCATCAGGGTGATCCTGGTGCTGGTAGTGGCCTTCTTCATCAGCTGGACGCCATACAACATCACCATGTTGGTGGACACCATCCAGTCCAACCGGACGAGCAACAACCAAACGTGCTTGAGTGTGACGGCTCTGGACGTGTCCCTGACAGTCACGTCGACCCTCGGCTACTTTCACTGCTGCCTGAACCCCGTGCTGTATGCTTTCGTGGGCGTTAAATTCCGGCGCCACCTGGTGGACATGCTGAACACCTTGGGCTGCAAGATGAAGGGTCACGTCAGGCCAATGGCGCGAAAGACCTCGATGTGGTCAGAGTCTGGAGACACCTCATACACCTCAGGCTTCTAA
- the LOC135234324 gene encoding C-X-C chemokine receptor type 3-like: MEVDLDGLFLHNSTFDYGDYHYKGDDLQPCSHLKFQAVFIPVLYSLALVVGLLGNGLVLGVLFQLRRIWSVTDTFILHLAVADILLLLTLPFWAVEATQGWIFGTELCKLMGALFKINFYSGIFLLACISLDRYLSIVHAVQMYSRRKPWAVQASCLFVWLFCLLLSIPDWVFLQTVSNPRRGGRLECAHNFDTRAQDWRLASRLSHLTIGFLLPSVVAVFCCSRMLPRLQQGSPGLRKASRLILALVALFLVSWTPYNFALLADTVRSSAESKMGGACEERAAADVSLVVTAALGCLSCCLKPVLYACLCVNFRRHLTDKLRCRRGAAADRDLPIWDEPAPPTPGQSEEHDNVCPMETVKQNLNLVDRVENQL; this comes from the exons ATGGAGGTAGACTTGGATGGTCTGTTCCTACACAACAGTACATTTGATTATGGAGACTATCATTACAAAGGAGATGACCTCCAGCCCTGCAGCCACCTGAAGTTTCAGGCAGTGTTCATCCCGGTTCTGTACTCCCTGGCGCTGGTGGTTGGCCTGCTGGGGAACGGGCTGGTCCTGGGAGTTCTGTTCCAGCTGCGGCGGATCTGGAGCGTGACCGACACCTTCATCCTGCACCTGGCCGTGGCCgacattctgctgctgctcactCTGCCCTTCTGGGCTGTGGAGGCCACCCAGGGCTGGATCTTTGGCACCGAGCTCTGCAAGCTGATGGGAGCCCTCTTCAAG ATAAACTTCTACAGCGGGATCTTCCTGCTGGCCTGCATCAGTCTGGATCGCTACCTGTCCATTGTGCACGCTGTACAAATGTACTCTCGCCGCAAGCCCTGGGCAGTGCAGGCCAGCTGCCTGTTCGTCTGGCTGTTCTGCCTCCTGCTCTCCATCCCCGACTGGGTCTTTCTACAGACGGTGAGCAATccgaggagagggggaagattAGAGTGCGCTCACAACTTCGACACCAGAGCCCAAGACTGGCGCTTGGCCTCCCGACTGTCCCACCTCACCATCGGCTTCCTCCTGCCCTCGGTGGTCGCGGTCTTCTGCTGCTCCCGCATGCTGCCACGGCTCCAGCAGGGTTCCCCGGGGCTGCGGAAGGCCAGCAGGCTGATCTTGGCACTGGTGGCTCTCTTCCTCGTCAGCTGGACGCCGTATAACTTCGCCCTGTTAGCGGACACCGTCCGATCGAGCGCAGAGAGCAAAATGGGCGGTGCCTGTGAGGAGAGAGCAGCCGCCGACGTCTCTCTGGTGGTCACTGCTGCCCTAGGCTGCCTGTCTTGCTGTCTGAAGCCTGTGCTCTACGCCTGCCTTTGCGTCAACTTCCGGCGGCACCTGACGGACAAGCTGAGATGCCGACGCGGTGCAGCTGCCGACCGGGATTTGCCAATTTGGGATGAGCCAGCGCCGCCTACACCTGGGCAATCTGAGGAACATGACAATGTGTGTCCCATGGAAACAGTTAAACAAAATCTGAACTTGGTTGACAGAGTAGAGAACCAGTTGTGA
- the cxcr3.2 gene encoding C-X-C chemokine receptor type 3-2 yields the protein MATTDDYYDEDYNSTFDYGSLPAPCDLQNTWQFGSRFCPVVYSLVFLLAVVGNVLVLCVVWRYRHSRRGPCSFNLTDTFLLHLAVSDLLLALTLPFYSVQWAREWLFGTAACKVASAAFSLNLYSGILFLACISFDRYLAIVHAVSAGWRRNTCHAQIACAVIWVACLSLAAIDIQYREVVELPRSDIRVCQLVFSHGDSQKWQVSLQLVSMVVGFGLPLLVMLYCYVRIFRALCHATRRQKRKSLRLIVSLVSVFLLCWAPYNGFRLVDSLQRLSVIGQSCSLDHALDVGTLVSESVGLAHCAFNPLLYGFVGVKFRRELVEMWKGLLSSVGLLRLDSWGQKRHRATGPFSSESENTSYSSVVM from the exons ATGGCGACCACTGATGATTAT TACGATGAGGATTATAACAGCACCTTCGACTATGGTTCCTTGCCCGCCCCATGCGACCTGCAGAACACCTGGCAGTTTGGCAGCCGGTTCTGTCCTGTGGTGTACAGTCTGGTCTTCCTGCTGGCGGTGGTCGGCAACGTCCTGGTGCTGTGCGTGGTGTGGCGCTACCGCCACTCCCGCCGCGGCCCCTGCTCCTTCAACCTGACGGACACCTTCCTGCTGCACCTGGCCGTGTCTGACCTCCTGCTGGCGCTCACGCTGCCCTTCTACTCGGTGCAGTGGGCACGCGAGTGGCTGTTCGGCACGGCGGCCTGCAAGGTGGCCAGCGCCGCCTTCTCGCTCAACCTCTACAGCGGCATCCTGTTCCTGGCCTGCATCAGCTTCGACCGCTACCTGGCCATCGTGCACGCCGTCAGCGCGGGCTGGCGGCGCAACACGTGCCACGCCCAGATAGCCTGCGCCGTCATCTGGGTGGCCTGCCTCAGCCTGGCCGCCATCGACATCCAGTACAGGGAGGTGGTGGAGCTGCCGCGGTCCGACATCCGCGTCTGCCAGCTCGTTTTCTCTCACGGCGACTCCCAGAAGTGGCAGGTGAGCCTGCAGCTGGTCAGCATGGTGGTGGGCTTcgggctccccctgctggtcatgCTCTACTGCTACGTGCGCATCTTTCGCGCCCTGTGCCACGCCACCCGCCGCCAGAAGCGCAAGTCCCTGCGGCTCATCGTGTCCCTGGTCTCCGTCTTCCTGCTGTGCTGGGCGCCCTACAACGGATTTCGGCTGGTGGACAGCCTGCAGCGGCTGAGCGTGATTGGCCAGAGCTGCAGCCTGGACCACGCCCTGGACGTCGGGACTCTGGTGTCGGAGAGCGTGGGCCTGGCGCACTGCGCCTTCAACCCGCTGCTCTACGGCTTCGTGGGGGTGAAGTTCCGCAGGGAGCTCGTGGAGATGTGGAAGGGGCTGCTGTCGTCCGTCGGCCTTCTCAGATTGGATAGCTGGGGACAGAAGAGGCACAGGGCCACGGGACCGTTCAGCTCAGAGAGCGAGAACACCTCTTATTCCTCCGTTGTGATGTGA